The Geminicoccaceae bacterium SCSIO 64248 genomic interval CATGAAAAACTCCAGGGTCGATCCGACAGTTGAGCTGACATAGCTATTGTCGTGTTTCTGTTCCAGCAAGCAAGTCTCGGTTTGCATGGAGGAACTGAAAGTGCAAAGGGCCGTCAATTTCTGTATCTGCGCGGACGGCACTCGAACAATTTCGGCGTGGAGTTTCAGCGCGACGGGTCATATGGCGCCTTTACCGTTCGCATCGAGGTGGCAACGCAGATGGGAGTCAAGCGGTTGCGATGATCGTGAGCGCTGCCCATGCGGCATAGGATGAGACCGCCCGCCGACGGCAAGGCGCGGATTGGAAGGAGCTGAGCGCGCAGATCCGCTTCGTGCGGGCCCGGGGCCGTTGTGAGGGCTGTGGCCGGCCGCACGATCAGTGGGTTTGGCATCTGGGTGACGGCCGCTGGTGGGATGCGGAGCAGGACATCTGGCGCAATGGTAAGGGCAGGGCGGTCGCCTGGCCGAGCCTCGAAGAGCAGCAGGCCAGGCTCAAGCGGACCCGGGTGATCCTGGCGACGGCGCATCGGGATCACGACCCCGGCCACAACCGTTCCCGAGACCTGCTGGCGCTGTGCCAGCGCTGCCATCTCCTCCACGACCGGGCCGAGAATTGCAGGCGACGCTGGTTGCGCTATCGGGCGAAGTTGGCCGTGGGCGAGCTGTTTGACGACAAGAGGTTAGGAATTGCCGTGAACAAGTGAGTTCTCGACCCTCCGTTCATCCTGAGCGTGCGCGGTATAGAGCCGGGACGGAACTTCACCGCGCCGATGGCGTTGCGCGACGGACAGAGGGGAGGCGAAATCATGCCGCAAGGTGAGAAATCCGCCTACACAAACAAGCAGAAGCGTAAGGCCGAGCATATCGAAGAAGGTCATGAGGCGCGTGGTGTCGGCGAGGACGAGGCCGAACGGCGGGCTTGGGCTACAGTGAACAAGGAGACCGGCGGCGGCAAGAAGAGCGGTTCCGGCCGCGGCAAGACGGAATCGCACCAATCGTCCGCAAAGGGAGGCAAGGCTGGCGGTGCCGCCTCGGGCCAACGCCCGGCAGCCGATCGCTCGGCTTCGGCCAAAAAGGCAGCCGAGACCCGCGGCGCGAAGGGGAAGTAGCGGGCGGAACGCCTATTGCTTGCTTGCATCGCGTAACGCATCAATTTGGCTTTGCGCCCGCCTATGTGCTGGAGTACGCGTCGGTCTTGAGTGGATTGGAGTGAAGTTGCCTGAGGTTACGGTCTGTTCCCTTTGGTAAGAGCGGACTGAGCGGCGGACCTTCGAAGGTTTTGTCGGCGCCTTTGCGAACTCTCGAGACCTCAGGTGCTGGTGACGCATGATGGCCCGCCGAAAGTCACGGTGTGATCTGGCATCACATGCCATGCCAGGATTACCGCGTGGGCGGTGCAAGTGACGGTGAGCGTGGCGTCAGCGAGTGCAGCCAGGGCGCGTAACGGGGCGCACGAACTGGCACGGCACGGGTGAGATAGTCGGAGGCCGGAGGGAGCGCGCTCAAGCGGGTTTCGTTGCGTTGGCCGGCCATAGACACGTTCTCTCCAGCGTTCATCGATCAGGCGGCGAGGCCGAAGACTTTGTGGACAAAAAGCCCACTGGGCCGAAATGTCGTTCGCCGGCATGCCGCGGCCCTGTCCTTGGCCATCATCGCCATGGTTTCAAGGTGCGTCGCGTCGTCCAGAAGCCGTGAGAACTGAGCATCGGCCTGGTACGGCGCTTGATGCGGCGATGCTTCTGCTCGATCGAATTGCTGAGCCGTTCCCGCTTCATCTCACGGATCGCACCGGGACAGCTCTTCAGCCGATCGGTCACGACAGTGCGCGGGTTGCGAGTGTTTTCTCTGCGGAGCGCCCTACCCAAGCAAGGCCAAGCAGCCTCCTTGTCGCGCTTGGCGCTGAGCATGAAGTCAATCGCCTGGCCGGTGCCATCGACGCGAAGGTAGGTCTCGTCGACATGTCATGGTCCGCAGCAGCGGTGCAGGTGGCGTCGCGTCCACTTTTCCAACTTGGGCGCGAAGCGTTGCACCCGGCGGAGCAAACGGACATGGTCGACCCCTCGCGCCGCGGTAGGCGAGCATCCGCTCGAGGTCACGATGGCTGATCGAAAACTGCAGGTACCAACGCACTGCCCAGAAGTTGATGTAGGCTGGGAAACGATAGCTACGAAAGGTCCGGATCTTGACCATTCGCGGCGCTCCTCATGAGATAGCTGGAAGCGCCATGCGTAACCGTCATCGCACCGTCGTTCGACGCAACACAACCCGATCTCTTAGAGATCGTCGAGGATCGGCACGAGACCCGCTTCATCATCCTCACCAGCCAGAGCCCCGCCGACTGCTGGTATGACAGATCGGCAATCTTACCATCGCCGACGCCATCCTCGACCGCCTTGTCCACAGCGCCTACCGCATCGAGCTCCAGGGCGAGAGCCTCCGAGAAAAGCGGTCACCCCAGCGGTTTGACCGATCCGCTCCCTCAACAGATCATCCCATGATCCGAAGGGACGACGCCTCAGGTGGCCCGCTTCATGGGAATACGCAGTCAGAGGCGATAACGGGTCAGCACCATTTCTTTATGCCAAGCGTGTCGTGCTGCACGGGGCGGTTGCTGAGTCGAAACAGCTACCGCGCCGTCTTCGCGACATGATCGGTCGGAATGCCGATCCGGCCCCCGACCGCCGCGGCGATCGCCGCCAGCAGCAGGGCGAACAGGCCCCAGATCGCGCCGGAGGCGACGCCGTCGGCGGTCGCCTGGGCGGCCTCGCGCGCCTGGGTCTCGGCTTGCTCGATGGTCTGCTGCGCCTCGGCCTGGAACTGCTCGATCGTGGCGTTCGCCTGCTCGGGCGAGACGCCGGTGCGCTGCGACAGGATCGAGCCGAGCTGGTCGGTGTTGCCTTGCAGGGCCGCGCTCGCGAGGTCCTGGACCAGGGCGTCGAGTTCCTGGCGATCCTGGGGCAGCTGCACGCCGTTGGCCTGGGCCGCGCCGCGCAACTGGCCCTCGATCTGGCCCAGCACGTTCCGGATCGGCGCGGGCAGGCTGCTCATGCTGACATCATCGCTGGCCTGCGTCGCCGCCGAGCCCGCCGCGCTGGCGCCCTGTCCCGCCAGCTGCGCCACGCCGCCGATCGCGCCGAACGCACCGCCGACGACCGAGGTGGCCGCGCTCGTGACCAGCCAGAAGAAGACGACCATGGTCAGGCCCCAGGTCAGCCAGCCGTGCAGCATGCCGTCCGTGCCGCTCGGCACGCCGGCGAGCCGTCCGGCGACCCAGCCGCCGCAGAACAGGGCGAGCAGGGCCGAGAGCGCTGAGAACAGGCCGGCGGTGAACCCCATGGTCGAGACATCCGGCGTGGCGCCGGCCGTCATCGGCTCCACGGCCGTCGCGCTGCCCCAGACGCCGAGCAGGCCGAGCAGGATGGAGACGCCGACCGCGGTGATCGTGCCGGCAAAGATCGCGCCCCAGGAGATGCGCCTTGCGACCGTGTCGGGCCGGTTCGGATCGCTGCCGCCGTAACCTGGCGCATGATGAACTTCCGTCATAAACACTCCTCTTGCTCCGGCACTGGATGCGATTGTGCCTTGCAGCTGCGATTGATGATGGAACGTCATCATCGCGGTCGGGTTCCAGTTTCGCGTCTCCTTATGATCACCACCTCAGGGAACCTGGTGCCGCCGGCAATGACGCAGGCGCCCGTGTTGCAGCGAGCGGGGCTTGCGACCTGTCGCCGAAAGCGTCCTTGCTGTAGAGGCCCGGGCGCAGTTTGATTTTGGCCCTTACCTCTGTCGCCTATCAAATCGATCCATAATCGGGGTCACGGTCAGTCCATGCAGCAGGATCGAGAACAACACGACGAGACCGACGATTGCCCACAGACGCTCGGCGCCCTCAACCTCCATGTGGTTCAGCCCATAGGCCAGGTAGTAGAGGGAACCGACGCCACGAATGCCGAAAAAGGCGAGCGTTAGCCTTTCGCTCCAAACGGCGTGCGATCCGATGAGGCCAACACATCCAGTCAATGGCCGGACAACCAGCAAAATTGCGATCGCCAGGCCTATGTCCGTCCAATCGAGAGGCTCCAGGAGCCCGTTCACGAGGGCTCCGCCGAACAGTAGGAGCAGGACCATCATGGCCAGCCGCTCGACCTGCTCGGTGACATCATGCATCTCCTGATGGAAATCGTGATCCCGATGAGCGTGGCGCAGCGTAAGAGCCGTCACGAATACGGCGAGGAAGCCGTAGCACTGGATGAGCTCAGTTAGGCCATACGAAACAAAAGTGGCGGCAAGCGCCGTAAGCCCGTCTTCCGTTCGAGCAAGCTTGGTTTTTGCAGGGACCTGGAACGTCAGCCACCCGAACGCGCGTCCCACCAGCCAGCCGCCCGCAACGCCGGCGCCGATCTCCCAGAGAACACTGTGCAGGATCCAGTCGAGCATCCAAGGTTTGCCGGTCGCCGCCGACAGACCTAAGGCAATGGCGAGATTGACGAAGGGAAAAGCCAACCCGTCATTCAGCCCGGCCTCGGACGTGAGGCCGAAGCGGACCTCGTCCTCCTCACCGGACTTCGGTGGCCCGACTTGGACGTCGGCGGCAAGGACAGGATCTGTGGGTGCCAGGCTTGCGCCGAGGAGCAGAGCCGCGATCCAGGGCAGCCCAATCATCCATGCACTTAGGATGGCGATACTGAAGATGGTCAACGGCATGGTGACGATCAGAAGGCGCCACGTCACCGCCCAGCGCTGCCAGCTGAATGGCCGGTCGAGCTTGAGGCCGGCGCCCATGAGCGCGATGATCACGACGAACTCCGTAAAGCGCTCGCTGAACTCCGGATAGAGCAACGGCAGCGGTCGCAACGTCACCTGTGGGATCAGGAACACCGCCACCCCGAGGACAATGCATACGATCGGAAGCGAGAGCGGCAAGCGTCTGAGCGCCAGTGGCAGCCACGCGACCAGGGCGATCAGGAAACCCGCCGCGGTGAGCGCCACGATATAGGGGTCGACGGACCAGTCATCGAATTCGGACATGCCTTATGAACCGTCAAGAAGCCGTTCCTGATCCCGACTGGACCCCATGCGACTGGCCGTAGTCTCATGAAAGCGGCCTGTAGAGGGAGACGGGGCGATGTCACGGTAACCGAGATGGTTTCATAGGGTGCGGGTTCGCGCTCTCGACGGCCCCATGATCGAGCGTCCCATCAGCTACAAGCGCCACCGTTTCCCGAGCTCATCGCTCATGCGGTGTGGCTGTATGCCCGCTTTCCGCTCAGCCTGCGCCTGGTCGAGGAGATGCTGCTCGAGCGTGGCGAAGTCGTGTCCTACGAGACCGTACGGCGATGGGCCACGAAGTTCGGTCCGGCCATCCCTCGGAACCTCCGCCGCCGAGCACCTCGGCCGGGTGACATTTGGCATCTGGATGAAGTGCGGATCGTCATCCGCGGTGCTGTGCATTGGCTGTGGCGTGCCGTGGATCGGCACGGCGTCGTCCTCAACGAGATTCTGCAGCGGCGTCGCAACACGCGAGCCGCCAGGACCTTGTCCGTCCGCCTGCTTAAGCGGCAGGGTTGGACGCTGCGGCCGGATCGTGACCGACAACCTCCCGTCCTATGAAGCGGCGAGACGGGAGGTGGCGCCGAGCATCGAGCACCGCAGCCACAAGGGTTTGAACAATCGAGCCGAGAATGCCCACGTGCCCTTGCGCAAATGCGAACGACAGATGCAGGGCTTTCGATCACCTGGGAGCCTGCAGCGCTCCGCGTGGGTCTCCTCGGCCGTCCTTAATCTCTTCGTCCCTCCTGCCGACAAACGCCAAGCTTCTCGACCCACCTCCATCGACTGCAGGCCTTCACGCACTGGCGCAGCGCCGCCGACTTGCCTGCAGCTGCCTGAAATACGCTTTATGCGCCTCTATCCAGGTCGCCTCGGTTAATTTGACATCCCCGTTAGATGGGCCAGACACATCTGTTTGTAGCTATATGAGTGGACGCCAGTGTGGCGCAGTGCTTACGCCCGTTCATTCTAGTGACTCGGTCACCAGGCCCCTCAGCGCTGAGACCCATGCACGTCAACTCCACTGTTTTGCGAAAGAACTTGCACAAGTTCCTGATCACTTTGAACACCGAGATGATTTCATTCTTACGGCCTTAGTCCGCTCATATCAAATTCCTGACAGTCCCAGCTTGCTATGCCATACCTGTTATCCGTTGACGCCACGCCCCGGGCTTCGCTTGAGTCACCGAGATCTTGTCTCGGTGGAGAAGCGTGCCAGCTTTCGAAGGACATCGCTTTTGTGACCCGCGCCCGAATCATCGCCGCTGTCGTACCGCTTGCCCTAAGTAGCTGTGCATCGATCGTGAGTGCGCCGGACGAAACCTTCACAATCGACAGCAAGCCCACAGGAGCCAATGTCACCATCACCAATCTGCCCGGCACGACTGTCTATAGCGGCATTACACCCCTAACTGTGAAACTGCCGAAGAGCGGTGGTTATTTTAACGGCCTGGAGTACACGATCCTGTTCCAGCAGGACGGCTACGTACCCCAGATCAGGCGCGTAACCCCCCACCCGAGCGCATGGTTTCTCTTCGGCAACCTCGCGTTAGGCGGGGTGATTGGTTGGCTGATCGTCGACCCAATCACGGGCGCGATGTGGACCTTCGACGAAACCGAGATCAACACCTCACTGGTCCCAATTCCGCCTCGATCGACTAGTAGACAGGATGAGATCCAGCCCGCCTTAGTCGTGCTGACCGTTGACCAAGTGCCTAAGGAGCGGCGGACACATCTCGTGCCGCTCGCCCCGAGTTGACCATCGTCGTTCAACGACAAACGGACATGCCGCCGCTCGAACCGTTCAGGGCAGACACAAGGTGGCCTTTTCCGAGGCTTAGGCTGGAGGTTAACCTCCGGACCGGGCTCTCGGGCGCTAACGTGATGGGGTGGACGGCTCCTGCTCATGTGATCGTGGCGACAACGACCACCCTATGGCGCGCTGGCGTCGTTCGCAGGGGCCGTCCACCCCATCACGTCGCCAGAAACCTTGCCGACGTGGCAGTAATGCGTTTCGTCAAAATGGTCACGCCACCCCTCTATGCCTGTCGCGGAAGTGTAGGAATTCTAATATAAGTCGATGGTCGACGAGTCGCTCGCGTGTCGTCCTTCCGCCTTGTCTGGGATGCGCCTAGAGCGTAAGCATGAGTGATCTTCTGACTAATGCGCGGTATGCGTCAACGCCTAGACGACTGTCGGCGCAAAAGGCAGATTGCCGCTTGGCCTGATCCGACGATACGGTCATTTTACATCACATCGTGGAAGAAGTTCATGCGCATG includes:
- a CDS encoding cation:proton antiporter translates to MSEFDDWSVDPYIVALTAAGFLIALVAWLPLALRRLPLSLPIVCIVLGVAVFLIPQVTLRPLPLLYPEFSERFTEFVVIIALMGAGLKLDRPFSWQRWAVTWRLLIVTMPLTIFSIAILSAWMIGLPWIAALLLGASLAPTDPVLAADVQVGPPKSGEEDEVRFGLTSEAGLNDGLAFPFVNLAIALGLSAATGKPWMLDWILHSVLWEIGAGVAGGWLVGRAFGWLTFQVPAKTKLARTEDGLTALAATFVSYGLTELIQCYGFLAVFVTALTLRHAHRDHDFHQEMHDVTEQVERLAMMVLLLLFGGALVNGLLEPLDWTDIGLAIAILLVVRPLTGCVGLIGSHAVWSERLTLAFFGIRGVGSLYYLAYGLNHMEVEGAERLWAIVGLVVLFSILLHGLTVTPIMDRFDRRQR
- a CDS encoding plasmid stabilization protein, encoding MPQGEKSAYTNKQKRKAEHIEEGHEARGVGEDEAERRAWATVNKETGGGKKSGSGRGKTESHQSSAKGGKAGGAASGQRPAADRSASAKKAAETRGAKGK